A window of Lacibacter sediminis contains these coding sequences:
- a CDS encoding class I SAM-dependent methyltransferase: MYLVIPGRHQLITQFQFEYLSSLIKNGLYHVKDVDGKELQINEPVEAIIFPVTSANHSNTRRNPLPFYLRAISIEAMAAELNVPVYIYGIDDVGSLSNFASYTLKRIKHESDGKFDCTAQNSLIICSTPVLKLYQSLGFNILPAELSDVTNWKYHSLMPWDIVEQIAASAKWDEDESIKAAMHHSSYNVWKKYGVGEKVKLLFTDHMIGSDGDLTETRDYNVYVRQMDDIAELKYHDTSSYVQPGRIGDIGCAVGSWMKLACKDERLRESDFYGIEVSRHLYQICQQRKENGEFQNPFLFFSQKNAVTGLVYEQGSMNTIHTSSLTHEIESYGSREDLLKFIKNRYEELAPGGVWINRDVVGPKNKGQEIYLWLNDGDGNNADPFMQFGDRNELSHFLQSLSTYARFLRFAKDFRKKEGYIVKFEEVTIENKLYIKTSLRNASEFLSRKDYTDNWESEMHETFCFWDFEEWKAQLSAINFTIHSSSHSFRNEWIVNNRWKGKAELYSMTENQLAQVDYPETTMILIGVK, translated from the coding sequence ATGTATTTAGTGATACCCGGGAGACACCAGTTGATCACACAGTTTCAATTCGAGTATCTATCGTCATTGATCAAAAACGGTCTTTATCATGTAAAAGATGTAGATGGAAAGGAATTGCAAATAAATGAACCGGTTGAAGCAATTATCTTCCCGGTGACTTCTGCTAATCATTCCAATACAAGAAGAAACCCTTTGCCGTTTTATTTACGTGCAATTTCTATTGAAGCAATGGCTGCTGAGTTAAATGTACCCGTTTACATTTATGGTATTGATGATGTTGGCTCCCTTTCCAATTTTGCCAGCTACACACTGAAGCGTATTAAACATGAAAGTGATGGCAAGTTTGATTGCACAGCACAAAACAGTTTGATCATTTGTTCAACTCCTGTTCTAAAATTATATCAATCACTAGGATTTAACATTCTACCCGCTGAGCTGTCGGATGTCACAAACTGGAAGTATCATTCTTTGATGCCTTGGGATATTGTAGAGCAAATTGCTGCATCCGCTAAGTGGGATGAAGATGAATCGATCAAAGCAGCCATGCATCACTCTTCCTACAATGTTTGGAAAAAGTATGGCGTTGGTGAAAAAGTAAAACTTCTGTTTACTGACCACATGATCGGCAGCGATGGGGATTTAACTGAGACCAGGGATTACAATGTATACGTTCGGCAGATGGATGATATTGCTGAATTAAAATATCATGACACTTCTTCCTATGTTCAACCAGGACGTATTGGTGATATTGGTTGTGCGGTTGGCAGCTGGATGAAGCTTGCTTGCAAAGATGAGCGGTTAAGAGAAAGTGATTTTTATGGGATAGAAGTTAGTCGGCATTTATACCAGATCTGTCAGCAGCGAAAAGAAAACGGAGAGTTTCAAAATCCATTTTTGTTCTTTTCGCAAAAGAATGCGGTTACAGGATTAGTGTATGAACAAGGTTCAATGAATACAATTCATACTTCTTCACTTACACATGAAATTGAATCGTATGGAAGTCGGGAGGATTTATTGAAGTTTATCAAAAATAGATATGAAGAACTTGCGCCAGGTGGAGTATGGATTAACAGAGATGTTGTTGGACCAAAAAACAAAGGGCAGGAAATTTATTTGTGGCTGAATGATGGGGATGGCAATAATGCAGATCCATTTATGCAGTTCGGTGATCGAAATGAGTTATCACATTTTTTACAATCACTTTCTACTTATGCAAGATTCCTTCGCTTTGCAAAAGACTTCAGGAAAAAGGAAGGCTATATTGTAAAGTTTGAAGAGGTAACTATTGAAAACAAGCTTTATATCAAAACATCTTTACGTAATGCTTCTGAATTTCTAAGCCGGAAAGATTACACTGATAACTGGGAAAGTGAAATGCACGAAACGTTTTGCTTCTGGGATTTTGAGGAGTGGAAAGCTCAGCTTTCTGCAATTAATTTCACCATTCATTCATCTTCTCATTCTTTCAGAAATGAATGGATCGTCAATAATCGATGGAAAGGAAAAGCCGAATTATACTCGATGACCGAAAATCAATTGGCGCAAGTTGATTACCCTGAAACAACAATGATTTTGATTGGAGTAAAGTAA
- a CDS encoding HipA domain-containing protein, translating into MRRCLFCYLPLESDEIDFHSACSKKMFGQAIPPELPYSAEQMQELGKEVIKSQMTVTGVQPKLSLDIANTKTKKEPKRFSIVGLWGGYILKPPTANYPQLPEVEDLTMHLATVAKIEVVPHSLIRLKSGELAYITRRIDRLKDRKLHMEDMCQLMERLTEDKYRGSYEQIAKAIEKYSVNPGLDIVIFFEQVLFSFLTGNADMHLKNFSLIRKVGKGYTLSPAYDMVATAIVNPADDEELALNLNGKKRKIKRSDFVAAFTNSGLESKQQQNIFNKMLNVKDTWLDFIESSFLSDDFKIAYKRLIEDRFVRLLTAK; encoded by the coding sequence ATGAGACGTTGTTTATTCTGTTATCTCCCGTTAGAAAGTGATGAAATAGATTTTCATTCTGCTTGCAGTAAGAAAATGTTTGGTCAAGCTATTCCCCCAGAGCTTCCTTATTCCGCCGAACAAATGCAGGAACTGGGAAAAGAAGTGATTAAAAGTCAAATGACAGTAACAGGTGTACAGCCGAAATTGTCATTAGATATCGCAAATACCAAAACTAAAAAAGAACCAAAGAGATTTTCGATCGTGGGATTATGGGGTGGCTATATTCTAAAACCCCCAACAGCCAACTATCCACAACTACCCGAGGTTGAAGACCTGACGATGCATTTGGCAACGGTAGCCAAAATAGAAGTTGTTCCGCATTCACTCATACGTTTGAAATCGGGAGAGTTGGCGTATATCACAAGACGAATAGATCGGTTGAAAGACAGAAAACTCCATATGGAAGATATGTGCCAGCTTATGGAACGATTAACAGAAGATAAATATCGTGGGTCGTATGAGCAAATAGCTAAAGCAATTGAGAAGTATTCTGTCAATCCGGGATTAGATATTGTCATTTTTTTTGAACAGGTATTGTTCTCTTTTCTAACTGGCAATGCAGATATGCATTTGAAAAATTTCTCTCTTATTCGCAAAGTAGGTAAAGGTTATACACTGTCTCCTGCGTATGATATGGTAGCAACTGCAATCGTTAATCCAGCAGATGATGAAGAATTGGCATTAAACCTGAATGGAAAGAAGCGTAAAATAAAACGGAGTGATTTTGTTGCTGCATTCACAAATTCAGGACTGGAAAGCAAACAGCAACAGAATATTTTCAATAAAATGCTCAACGTAAAAGATACGTGGCTTGATTTTATTGAAAGCAGTTTTTTAAGCGATGATTTTAAAATTGCCTACAAGCGACTAATTGAAGATCGGTTTGTAAGATTATTGACTGCTAAGTAA
- a CDS encoding HipA N-terminal domain-containing protein: protein MRKAEIQYNNQTAGWLVQDEDGYHFAYDQRYLAADKAEPVSLTLPLQVEPYHSNVLFPFFDGLIPEGWLLDIAEQNWKLNPRDRMGLLLACCKDCIGAVSVHPAKEEGGV from the coding sequence ATGCGGAAGGCCGAAATACAATACAACAATCAAACAGCAGGTTGGCTTGTGCAAGATGAGGATGGTTATCATTTTGCGTATGATCAGCGATACTTAGCAGCAGATAAAGCTGAACCAGTCAGCTTAACGCTTCCATTACAGGTTGAGCCCTATCATAGCAATGTATTGTTCCCTTTCTTTGACGGATTAATTCCGGAGGGTTGGTTATTAGATATTGCAGAACAAAATTGGAAACTGAATCCACGTGACAGGATGGGTTTATTATTGGCATGTTGCAAAGATTGTATTGGGGCAGTAAGTGTTCATCCTGCGAAAGAGGAGGGAGGAGTATGA
- a CDS encoding helix-turn-helix transcriptional regulator, whose product MTLSAFIKQKRDETNLTQAELAEKAGVGLRFIRDLEQGKETLRLDKVNQVLKLFGSEVGPVEMVRE is encoded by the coding sequence ATGACATTAAGTGCATTTATAAAGCAAAAAAGAGATGAAACAAATTTAACTCAAGCCGAATTGGCTGAAAAGGCGGGCGTTGGTCTACGATTTATTAGAGATCTGGAACAAGGCAAAGAAACGCTTCGATTAGATAAAGTGAATCAGGTGCTAAAACTATTTGGCTCCGAAGTTGGTCCGGTCGAAATGGTAAGAGAATAA
- a CDS encoding site-specific integrase — protein sequence MQTPLSLEQYKEFTQSFLLRKSHRLPDGKHPIVLRIVYCGTRKELFTGQATLPQFWQSKFGMVANNTSDSHSINKELMRISNKVDEIFQNMKTTLGEFSIEEFIDQIKGKPKAPLTIMEYIDNRMVKLEKQVGVNVSKVTFYKYRRTARYFKEFLLTERKLENLPVSRIDQDFLETFLNFLRKEKANCHNSSSALMSCLKTILEEAVKARVIPYNPFINLPLTRKPVNRVYLTIDEIKSLQDLTGLSESLERNRDLFLLACFTGLAYADIKALKRNNIIVEPDGSKHIESYRTKSTVLSYIPLMKAAENILLKYSTTEDCRDFLWHVPSNQKLNASLKIIGKLAGIERNLFMHLARHTFATTITLSQGISIEAVSKMLGHTTLKHTQLYAKIVNTKVKAEMEKLKDSFGNF from the coding sequence ATGCAAACCCCACTTAGTCTCGAACAGTACAAAGAGTTTACTCAAAGTTTTTTATTACGCAAATCGCACCGTTTACCCGACGGCAAGCATCCAATCGTTTTGCGCATTGTTTATTGCGGTACCAGGAAAGAACTGTTTACCGGTCAGGCAACTCTCCCCCAGTTCTGGCAATCCAAATTTGGAATGGTCGCTAACAATACAAGTGATTCCCATTCCATCAACAAAGAGCTGATGAGAATCAGTAACAAGGTGGATGAAATCTTTCAGAATATGAAAACGACTCTGGGCGAGTTTTCGATTGAAGAATTCATTGATCAGATCAAGGGCAAACCAAAAGCTCCGCTTACCATCATGGAATACATTGATAATCGGATGGTGAAATTGGAAAAGCAAGTGGGCGTAAATGTCAGTAAGGTCACTTTTTATAAGTACCGCAGAACGGCAAGATACTTTAAGGAGTTCCTGCTGACAGAACGCAAACTTGAAAACCTACCTGTTAGCCGAATTGACCAGGACTTCTTGGAAACCTTCTTGAATTTTTTAAGGAAAGAAAAAGCTAATTGCCATAACTCTTCATCAGCGTTAATGAGTTGTTTAAAAACAATACTTGAGGAAGCTGTGAAAGCACGAGTCATCCCCTACAATCCTTTTATTAACTTACCTCTTACCCGTAAACCGGTAAACAGGGTTTATTTAACCATCGATGAAATCAAGAGCTTGCAAGATCTGACCGGGTTATCGGAATCGCTTGAAAGAAATCGTGATCTTTTCTTACTTGCTTGTTTTACAGGTTTGGCCTATGCAGATATTAAAGCATTAAAACGAAACAATATTATTGTAGAGCCAGATGGAAGTAAGCATATTGAAAGCTATCGAACGAAATCAACCGTTTTGAGTTACATCCCTCTAATGAAAGCCGCAGAAAATATTCTACTCAAATATTCAACAACAGAAGACTGCAGAGATTTTTTGTGGCATGTCCCTTCCAATCAAAAATTGAACGCTTCGCTGAAGATAATTGGTAAGCTTGCCGGAATTGAACGTAATCTATTCATGCACCTTGCCAGACATACTTTTGCTACAACTATCACACTCTCTCAGGGGATTTCAATTGAAGCAGTGAGCAAGATGCTCGGGCACACCACATTGAAGCATACGCAACTCTACGCAAAGATTGTAAATACAAAAGTGAAAGCGGAGATGGAAAAATTGAAGGACAGCTTTGGGAATTTTTAA